One window from the genome of Dermacentor silvarum isolate Dsil-2018 chromosome 7, BIME_Dsil_1.4, whole genome shotgun sequence encodes:
- the LOC125946997 gene encoding uncharacterized protein LOC125946997, with protein MGLYFGEILMFFLSEFVFIEVARATGERLGAQVIAEYIMPCSVDAGTGLPQEMVPEPAHDAGIDADAAHFHPDYSNEQDLTASGGNDDAPLAGGPISGECSASNGIDNAPLPADPIRGDCSSSTGIAAPLAGGPIGENFSASMERQPAAAVFTPWVNSASQPPAGLFEVTNGQVKVGEGMFMPFDKWTFIMKNVSDGKCCLELAKHFWAPTEAATRSLTGQACRSMATEVKKLPATPEKVEMVKSKYIPQQTFHLHTITHIASH; from the exons ATGGGGTTGTATTTTGGTGAAATATTAATGTTCTTTCTTTCGGAATTTGTTTTTATAGAGGTAGCCCGAGCCACAGGAGAAAGACTAGGAGCACAAGTCATTGCAGAATATATTATGCCCTGCTCTGTGGATGCAG GCACTGGGCTGCCTCAAGAGATGGTGCCTGAACCAGCACATGATGCAG GCATTGATGCTGATGCTGCTCATTTCCACCCAGACTACAGCAATGAGCAAGATTTGACTGCATCTGGTG GCAATGATGATGCTCCCTTGGCAGGTGGCCCCATCAGTGGAGAATGCTCTGCATCTAATG GCATTGATAATGCTCCCTTGCCAGCTGACCCTATCCGGGGAGATTGCTCTTCATCCACTG GCATTGCTGCTCCCTTGGCCGGTGGCCCCATCGGGGAAAATTTTTCTGCATCCATGG AGAGACAGCCTGCAGCTGCAGTGTTTACCCCATGGGTAAACAGCGCAAGTCAACCACCAGCAGGCTTGTTTGAAGTCACGAATGGCCAG GTAAAAGTTGGGGAAGGCATGTTCATGCCCTTCGACAAGTGGACATTTATAATGAAGAACGTGTCCGATGGCAAGTGTTGTTTGGAACTTGCGAAACATTTTTGGGCACCCACTGAGGCTGCCACACGCAGCCTAACAGGCCAGGCTTGCCGCAGCATGGCCACTGAGGTTAAGAAGCTTCCGGCGACACCAGAAAAGGTGGAAATGGTGAAGAGTAAGTATATCCCACAGCAGACATTCCACTTGCACACTATTACACATATTGCATCGCACTGA